A portion of the Paenibacillus marchantiae genome contains these proteins:
- a CDS encoding YlbG family protein has product MFAERTGFIIWVSDLKAARNLEKYGTVHYISRRMHYVVMYVNAERAEDTMKNVNRLSYVRKVERSYRNEIKTEYASKTMDKTSFYGI; this is encoded by the coding sequence ATGTTTGCGGAAAGGACAGGATTCATTATATGGGTCAGTGATTTGAAAGCGGCTCGTAATCTCGAAAAGTATGGTACCGTTCATTACATCTCCCGCCGTATGCATTATGTCGTCATGTATGTTAATGCAGAGCGGGCTGAAGATACGATGAAAAATGTGAACAGACTTTCCTATGTGCGCAAGGTTGAACGTTCCTACCGGAATGAGATTAAAACAGAGTATGCTAGCAAAACGATGGACAAAACGAGTTTTTACGGGATATAA
- a CDS encoding YlbF family regulator → MSVAEMNTVDMAQVLTGAYELGDMINQSAEVSDYLYWKQQVETSPEIQAGIRKLEAKKELFEETQRFGHFHPDYHAAKDQVQALELELEHFEAVARFKQAEKALDDMLFQMSETIAFAVSTTIKVPSNDPNPKGGCGSGGKCGCS, encoded by the coding sequence ATGAGCGTAGCGGAAATGAACACGGTCGATATGGCCCAAGTGTTAACGGGCGCATATGAACTGGGCGACATGATTAACCAATCAGCCGAAGTATCGGATTATTTATATTGGAAGCAGCAAGTGGAGACGAGCCCTGAAATTCAGGCGGGGATACGCAAGCTGGAAGCCAAAAAGGAACTATTCGAAGAAACCCAGCGTTTTGGGCATTTTCACCCGGACTATCACGCCGCAAAAGATCAGGTTCAGGCTCTAGAGCTTGAATTGGAACATTTCGAGGCGGTAGCCCGCTTCAAACAGGCGGAGAAAGCATTGGACGATATGTTGTTCCAGATGTCGGAGACGATTGCATTCGCCGTGTCAACGACGATCAAGGTACCGAGCAATGATCCGAATCCGAAGGGCGGCTGCGGTAGCGGAGGCAAGTGTGGTTGTAGCTAA
- a CDS encoding helicase-associated domain-containing protein, with the protein MRTQGNLDVNSLKELSYVERTVLGVIFCKYAGQPFSNMLTSAEWAVDGLSRAEAVTTFTALRHKGWIKAVRKSWGERLYYIPESLLPLLTIAYAARVGQFAQLKTNVIQDEMTQDKAISSIEVQKVTIVREGKPDIAAELLHVLAWMVREGQAQGGLLLTSKGTIHKKMVQRLSRMTVLGPEDFSELGIHYDHADVYPVHVALIIDLLLSLGLIEKAHNRMHVSPDRLYHWLTLSWSSMHREIYSVCMDRYGAAEPKLQHFRYQLMMFASRENEWLSISAGTLDNVELKEAIEIRESEGSSGLSFLTHIWGWLDVLTGLGYGEVGESAAGELLYRWQIDPRILLNFANDESEKPEKNTIFVQPDFEIMVPPDVAPQVRWNLDIGAELVSRDRMSIYRITKERIIAASEIGLTADVMINFLRLYAVSGVPEHVELAIQQWGQDADRLYMDARQNVDQDESVDKVKKKDTWIYESRSELLEKLNRPEAEAILDESIVGADEFKVGLEVQKELFYIRGRVGLIQCDSNLHTYEHDHSITEQSGLFPGYGEIPEMWHNEWRGYHVSTARQIAAKAIEWQTKLGLKLDSHIVYVIPDQIQGHEDWTLTGWSISEDGTDPTERRTFSPNEWNQIRLIIPNHA; encoded by the coding sequence ATGCGTACACAGGGTAATCTGGATGTGAATTCATTAAAAGAGCTTTCATACGTTGAAAGAACGGTACTTGGTGTGATTTTTTGCAAATATGCCGGACAACCCTTTTCCAACATGCTGACATCAGCAGAGTGGGCTGTGGATGGTCTTAGCAGAGCTGAAGCAGTGACGACGTTTACAGCTCTTCGGCATAAAGGCTGGATCAAAGCTGTGCGCAAGTCTTGGGGCGAACGCTTGTATTACATACCAGAATCACTACTTCCTTTGTTAACCATTGCCTACGCAGCACGAGTTGGACAGTTCGCTCAGCTGAAGACGAATGTAATACAGGATGAAATGACACAAGATAAGGCCATATCCAGTATTGAAGTCCAGAAAGTGACGATTGTTCGAGAGGGAAAACCGGATATTGCCGCAGAGCTTCTTCATGTACTGGCTTGGATGGTAAGAGAAGGTCAAGCCCAAGGAGGACTCCTATTAACAAGTAAGGGAACGATCCACAAGAAAATGGTGCAGCGATTAAGTCGGATGACGGTTCTGGGCCCTGAAGATTTTTCCGAACTAGGTATTCACTATGATCATGCGGATGTGTATCCAGTCCATGTGGCCCTTATTATTGATTTGCTGCTCAGTCTGGGTTTGATTGAAAAGGCGCATAACCGAATGCATGTGTCACCTGACCGTCTTTATCACTGGTTAACGTTGTCGTGGTCTTCAATGCACCGAGAAATCTATAGCGTATGTATGGACCGATATGGTGCAGCTGAGCCTAAACTTCAGCATTTTCGTTATCAATTAATGATGTTTGCTTCACGGGAAAATGAATGGTTGAGTATTTCAGCAGGGACTTTAGACAACGTTGAGCTGAAAGAAGCAATTGAAATTAGAGAGAGTGAAGGTTCTTCAGGATTATCCTTCTTAACACATATCTGGGGTTGGCTCGATGTTCTGACAGGTTTGGGATATGGTGAGGTTGGTGAGTCAGCTGCGGGAGAGCTTTTATATCGCTGGCAGATTGATCCGAGAATTTTATTGAACTTTGCGAATGACGAGTCAGAAAAACCGGAAAAGAATACGATTTTTGTTCAGCCTGACTTTGAAATTATGGTTCCTCCAGATGTAGCCCCACAGGTCCGCTGGAATCTGGACATTGGTGCAGAGCTTGTGAGTCGTGATCGAATGTCCATATATCGGATAACAAAGGAACGAATCATCGCAGCATCAGAGATCGGTCTTACAGCGGATGTAATGATAAACTTCCTTAGACTATATGCTGTCTCGGGAGTGCCTGAGCATGTGGAGCTAGCGATCCAGCAGTGGGGACAGGATGCAGACAGACTTTACATGGATGCTAGGCAGAACGTTGATCAGGATGAATCGGTGGATAAAGTTAAGAAAAAGGACACCTGGATATATGAATCGAGAAGTGAATTACTTGAAAAGTTGAACAGGCCAGAGGCGGAAGCCATTCTAGATGAGTCCATTGTCGGAGCAGATGAGTTCAAAGTCGGACTTGAGGTGCAGAAGGAACTCTTTTATATTCGTGGAAGAGTGGGGCTCATTCAATGTGACTCCAATCTGCACACGTATGAACACGATCATTCCATCACGGAGCAGTCAGGTCTGTTTCCCGGATACGGAGAGATCCCTGAGATGTGGCATAACGAGTGGCGAGGATATCATGTATCCACAGCTCGTCAGATTGCTGCGAAAGCCATTGAATGGCAGACAAAACTGGGTCTGAAGCTGGACAGCCATATCGTTTATGTTATCCCTGATCAGATTCAAGGTCATGAAGATTGGACACTAACGGGCTGGTCCATATCGGAGGATGGTACAGATCCCACAGAACGCCGTACTTTCTCACCTAACGAATGGAACCAGATACGCCTGATTATTCCGAACCATGCATAA
- a CDS encoding DNA repair helicase XPB, with protein MEKTDACIVQRDFTVLLEVGHPGFDQARAQLGMYAELVKTPAAFHTYRITALSLWNAAALGWSADQVIESLESVSRWNVPAALIQDIQRIIHQYGKLQLKPQADHGRMRLVSEDERLLDELSSMKTISAFRMERVDPHELILGGEQRGLLKRELTRLGYPVLDYAGYREGTSLPFEWQANTLGEGLDGFQLRPYQRDAVDAFEGSEGMGGSGLLVLPCGAGKTVIGMAVLKRLQCECLILTSNTTSVRQWIQELQDKTTITNEQIGEYSGQKKQVKPVTVATYQILTHRKSKEADFTHIKLLSERQWGLIIYDEVHLLPAPVFRATADIQATRRLGLTATLVREDGCEQDVFSLIGPKLYDMPWKELEQQGWIANVQCQEIRIPFTPELRSNYLEAEVKHQFRLAAENPAKLAVIRRILDHHEGMPALVIGQYLDQLESIAREIEAPLISGTMSQQERVKWFAAFRRGEIKTIVVSKVANFAVDLPDAAVALEISGSFGSRQEEAQRLGRILRPKSGENKAYFYALVSEDSKEQEFALRRQMFLVEQGYEYKIVHELQ; from the coding sequence ATGGAGAAAACGGACGCCTGCATTGTCCAGCGTGATTTTACAGTATTGCTTGAAGTGGGTCATCCTGGATTTGATCAGGCCAGAGCTCAACTAGGGATGTATGCCGAACTGGTGAAGACACCTGCGGCTTTTCATACATATCGCATCACTGCATTATCACTGTGGAATGCCGCTGCACTCGGCTGGAGTGCTGATCAAGTGATAGAAAGTCTGGAATCAGTGTCTCGTTGGAATGTTCCTGCCGCCCTGATTCAAGATATCCAAAGAATTATCCATCAATATGGGAAGTTACAATTGAAGCCACAGGCAGATCACGGGAGAATGCGTCTCGTGAGTGAAGATGAACGATTGCTGGATGAATTAAGCAGTATGAAGACCATCTCGGCTTTTCGGATGGAACGTGTCGATCCCCATGAGCTCATACTTGGCGGTGAGCAACGCGGATTGCTGAAGCGTGAACTAACTCGTTTGGGTTATCCGGTGCTGGATTATGCGGGATATCGAGAAGGAACAAGTCTTCCGTTTGAATGGCAAGCGAATACGCTGGGCGAAGGTTTGGACGGCTTCCAGTTGCGCCCGTACCAACGAGATGCTGTGGATGCTTTTGAAGGTAGCGAAGGCATGGGAGGCAGTGGCCTGCTTGTTCTTCCCTGCGGTGCAGGCAAAACGGTTATTGGGATGGCCGTGTTGAAACGTTTGCAATGTGAGTGCCTTATCTTAACATCGAACACCACATCCGTGCGGCAATGGATTCAGGAACTACAGGATAAAACAACGATAACGAATGAACAGATTGGTGAGTATTCCGGTCAGAAAAAACAGGTGAAACCTGTGACCGTGGCAACTTATCAGATTCTTACACATAGAAAATCGAAAGAAGCTGATTTTACTCATATCAAATTGCTAAGTGAACGCCAGTGGGGACTCATCATCTATGATGAGGTCCATCTGCTTCCAGCACCTGTATTTCGTGCTACAGCAGATATTCAGGCTACAAGAAGACTGGGATTGACAGCAACATTGGTGCGTGAGGATGGCTGTGAACAGGATGTATTTTCGCTAATTGGTCCGAAACTATATGACATGCCGTGGAAAGAATTAGAACAGCAAGGGTGGATTGCGAATGTACAGTGCCAGGAAATACGCATTCCGTTCACTCCTGAACTACGATCAAACTATTTGGAAGCAGAGGTGAAGCATCAATTTCGCCTTGCAGCCGAAAATCCGGCCAAATTAGCTGTGATCAGACGGATATTGGACCATCATGAGGGAATGCCAGCGCTTGTAATAGGACAGTATCTGGATCAGCTTGAGAGCATTGCCCGGGAAATTGAAGCGCCGCTCATATCGGGTACGATGTCCCAGCAAGAGCGAGTGAAATGGTTTGCAGCGTTCCGGCGTGGTGAGATCAAAACGATTGTCGTATCCAAGGTTGCCAATTTTGCCGTAGACCTGCCGGATGCTGCTGTTGCACTTGAAATATCCGGCAGTTTCGGTTCAAGGCAGGAAGAAGCCCAGCGATTGGGTCGGATTCTAAGGCCTAAGTCCGGAGAAAATAAAGCTTATTTCTATGCCCTTGTATCGGAGGACAGTAAGGAACAGGAGTTTGCATTACGCCGTCAGATGTTTCTGGTCGAACAAGGTTATGAGTACAAAATCGTTCATGAATTGCAATGA